One Gimesia aquarii DNA segment encodes these proteins:
- a CDS encoding BlaI/MecI/CopY family transcriptional regulator, with the protein MVRKSRDVTEAELSVLQVLWQQGPMTIREIAEILEPKRVDAYYSTVKKLLERLEAKGFVLREAAGIAFIYEATVARDELVGRRLREVAETLCEGSLTPLLTQLAQHHDLTKKQQKTLMDLINDLAKQEKR; encoded by the coding sequence ATGGTAAGAAAATCGCGCGATGTGACTGAAGCAGAACTCAGTGTTTTGCAGGTGCTATGGCAACAAGGTCCGATGACAATCCGAGAGATTGCAGAGATTTTGGAACCGAAACGTGTTGACGCTTACTACTCAACCGTCAAAAAACTACTCGAACGTCTCGAAGCAAAAGGCTTTGTATTACGCGAAGCCGCAGGCATTGCTTTTATTTACGAGGCAACTGTCGCACGGGACGAGTTGGTGGGACGGCGACTGCGAGAGGTTGCAGAAACGCTTTGTGAAGGTTCTCTCACACCACTGCTGACCCAGCTCGCTCAGCACCATGACTTGACCAAGAAACAACAGAAAACCTTAATGGATCTCATTAATGATCTTGCCAAACAGGAAAAACGTTAA
- a CDS encoding class II glutamine amidotransferase, whose product MCRWLAYSGSPLKLSVLLTRPNHSLIDQSRHATQNVESLNGDGFGVGWYGEDPTPGVYRDTHPAWNDTNFLHLAEHVRSGLFLAHIRAATGTPVQKTNCHPFSFENWLFQHNGSVPDFRSLKRRLLFDIDPELFPYLEGSTDSEILFFLAITFGLRDDPPTALARMIGHVEQARTAAGIQQPIFFSACTTNGERLWAVRYSSNQRSRTLYHSCHLGALHDIDGSYDALPSDAIIVVSEPLDDLTKHWQAVPESSLLIVENGTASVTPFSPAS is encoded by the coding sequence ATGTGTCGTTGGCTTGCGTATTCTGGGTCGCCGCTGAAGTTGAGTGTCTTGCTAACGCGTCCGAATCATTCGCTGATTGACCAAAGCCGCCACGCAACTCAAAATGTTGAGAGCTTGAATGGTGATGGATTTGGGGTCGGCTGGTACGGAGAAGATCCCACACCGGGCGTTTATCGTGATACCCATCCCGCCTGGAATGACACAAACTTTCTGCATTTGGCAGAGCATGTTCGTTCGGGGCTCTTTCTGGCACATATTCGTGCTGCGACCGGAACCCCGGTACAGAAAACCAACTGCCATCCCTTTTCGTTCGAAAACTGGTTGTTTCAGCATAACGGTTCCGTACCCGATTTTCGTTCTCTTAAGCGCCGACTACTATTTGATATTGATCCTGAATTGTTTCCTTATCTGGAAGGATCAACGGATTCAGAGATTTTATTCTTTTTGGCGATCACATTCGGGCTGAGAGACGATCCCCCAACGGCCCTAGCCAGGATGATCGGGCATGTCGAACAAGCCCGCACAGCCGCTGGCATTCAGCAGCCCATTTTCTTCAGTGCCTGTACGACGAATGGAGAACGATTGTGGGCCGTGCGGTACTCCAGCAACCAACGATCTCGGACACTGTATCACAGTTGCCATCTGGGTGCCTTACACGATATTGATGGGTCGTATGATGCTTTGCCGAGTGATGCAATTATTGTGGTATCTGAGCCATTGGATGATCTCACTAAACATTGGCAGGCTGTGCCTGAGTCTTCCTTGCTCATCGTCGAAAACGGCACAGCAAGTGTAACACCTTTTTCACCAGCATCCTGA